The stretch of DNA CTGCTTTGAAAAGCAACCCGTTTTTCGACGCGCCGTTCCCGAAAACTACCGGCCCGGAAGTGTTTAACCCAGCTTATGTAGAAACCGCCAAAATCCGCAGTCAAACTACTCACATTGCCCCCGCCGACCTGATGGCAACGCTCGTGCAGTTCAGTGCCGATACCATTGTGGAGGCTGTTGGCCGTTTACCCCACCCCAACCCCTCCCCTGATTTCAGGGGAGGGGCTTACGCCGTGTACATGAGTGGGGGCGGTATGCACAATCCGGCTCTGACAGGAGCCATTCAGCGTCAGTTACCCAACTGTACATTTGGCCGGACCGATGAATTAGGCATCAACGGTGATGCAAAAGAAGCCGTATTATTTGCCGTGCTGGCGAACGAATGCCTAACGGGTGGAGATACGAGTTTCGGTGATCGGCAAGGCGTGCCGAGCGTGACGATGGGGAAGATTAGTTTGCCCGGATAGCTTAGCTTTTCGGTCTGAACACGCTCATTTTCTCGACGTGCGTAGTCAGAAACGGGCCGCCGATGAGGTCGATGCAGTACGGAATGGCTGGAAATACTACCGACAAACACTGGCCGATAGCTTTGGGTTTGCCGGGCAGATTCAGCATAAGTGTATGATTACGAATACCCGCCGTTTGGCGCGACAGGATGGCCGTAGGAACGTATTTCAGGCTTTCCTGCCGCATCAGTTCGCCGAAGCCGGGCATCAGTTTCTGGCAAACGGCCTCGGTTGCTTCCGGCGTAACGTCGCGGGGAGCCGGGCCGGTGCCGCCGGTAGTCACAACTAAGCAGCAGCCTTCCTGGTCGGACAGTTCGATGAGCGTGGCTTCAATTTGGTCCTGCTCATCGGGAATGACGCGGTACACGGGTTGCCACTCGCAACTGAGCCATTCGGTCAGCAGCGCAACAACGGCTTTACCCGGAATGTCTTCGTAAACGCCCGCACTGGCCCGGTCTGAAACGTTGATAATGCCGATTTTTATCATGACTGACTAATTTAAAGGGGGGTTGTGCCACTTGCGTAAATGGCTAAACAGCCATCTTCTTGAAAGGAGGTCTCCTGTATAAATTGGCTAATATTGTTTCGATAGCGAGTTAGTAAATCAACTATTTCGTCATTGGTAAGATTGCCTGTTTTAAACCAAATTATTTTCGGAGGAGGGCCATACAGAGTTGTTAAGTTATACAAGTCTTCATCGAAAGTGACTATGGTAAAACTATGTTGGCGGCTGTATCCCCAGATCGTTCTGTCATCTTTCTCATACAGGCCGTGATCGCGAACTGTTTGCACCAC from Spirosoma montaniterrae encodes:
- the mog gene encoding molybdopterin adenylyltransferase; the encoded protein is MIKIGIINVSDRASAGVYEDIPGKAVVALLTEWLSCEWQPVYRVIPDEQDQIEATLIELSDQEGCCLVVTTGGTGPAPRDVTPEATEAVCQKLMPGFGELMRQESLKYVPTAILSRQTAGIRNHTLMLNLPGKPKAIGQCLSVVFPAIPYCIDLIGGPFLTTHVEKMSVFRPKS
- a CDS encoding DUF5615 family PIN-like protein, whose protein sequence is MKLLLDQNISYRVAKKLAGVYPVVQTVRDHGLYEKDDRTIWGYSRQHSFTIVTFDEDLYNLTTLYGPPPKIIWFKTGNLTNDEIVDLLTRYRNNISQFIQETSFQEDGCLAIYASGTTPL